One genomic segment of bacterium BMS3Abin14 includes these proteins:
- a CDS encoding putative S-adenosylmethionine-dependent methyltransferase/MSMEI_2290: MRSQTKVNSREFYEGFHKNQRFPWISRIMQSERLDVILGLISKHAKNSETGNVLLVGCGSGDDMSLDPSAFGIDLSLQSLRNTKTRFNSSRVAQGDAQALPFAGNTLDLVICSEVIEHLPNRDLFFSEAYRILRYDGVLILTTPNWKSWYGLARWTAEKISGHPVTAAGQPIDRWSTLEGLQDELVPEFNLLEAKGIWYYPPMGRGYSVLPFPFSAIWFYLFLPIEKTFRNIFPGWGHMIAVVVKKHTVDKSYPN; this comes from the coding sequence TTGAGATCGCAAACGAAGGTAAATTCCCGGGAGTTTTATGAGGGTTTTCATAAAAACCAGCGGTTTCCATGGATATCCAGAATTATGCAGTCAGAAAGACTGGATGTTATCCTCGGTCTCATCAGTAAACACGCGAAAAACAGCGAGACAGGAAATGTGTTGCTCGTCGGTTGCGGAAGCGGCGATGACATGTCCCTGGACCCCTCCGCTTTCGGCATCGACCTTTCCCTGCAATCCCTGCGGAACACTAAAACACGATTTAACTCCTCACGTGTCGCTCAGGGAGACGCCCAGGCCCTACCGTTCGCAGGAAACACCCTGGATCTGGTAATCTGCAGCGAAGTCATCGAGCATCTTCCGAACAGGGACCTTTTTTTCTCGGAGGCATATCGTATCTTGAGATATGACGGCGTCCTGATCTTAACAACTCCCAACTGGAAAAGCTGGTATGGGTTAGCTCGATGGACTGCGGAAAAAATATCCGGCCATCCTGTCACGGCCGCGGGTCAGCCAATCGACCGCTGGAGCACGCTTGAAGGCCTACAGGACGAATTGGTGCCGGAATTTAATCTGCTGGAGGCAAAAGGGATATGGTATTATCCACCAATGGGAAGAGGATATTCGGTCTTACCTTTTCCGTTTTCTGCGATCTGGTTCTATCTTTTTCTCCCTATTGAAAAAACATTCCGGAACATTTTCCCAGGTTGGGGACATATGATCGCGGTGGTAGTAAAAAAACACACTGTGGATAAATCTTATCCAAATTAA
- the mnaA gene encoding UDP-N-acetylglucosamine 2-epimerase — translation MNSHPLLTVFTGTKAMFIKLVPLVLEFEKRGWPYRIIDTGQHAKLVAHIIEQFGLRKPGLSLTPEQEGVSTLGGGLRWMLRLLSFVFRSRSRLQAELFQGKSGICFVHGDTMSTLLSCLIAKRAGQKVAHVEAGLRSRNYLHPFPEEIVRVLVMRMADYLFAPSKTAFENLEKMGLRNKSYLLSGNTNIDTMRLSLARPAPTLPELPEKYALATIHRVETLYSRKRLRLVVDTLVNAQKTMPVVFIQHPPTVKRLKAYRLDTVLDNAGILPLSLLNHSGFVNLLKNAEFVITDGGSIQEETFYLGVPCLLLRRNTEREEGLGENVLLSKLDGNIIQKFLDAPEVYRRVDSSETAINPSEEIADIIGKFCIPPSTIN, via the coding sequence ATGAATTCACATCCCCTCTTGACAGTTTTCACCGGCACCAAGGCAATGTTCATCAAGCTCGTGCCCCTGGTGCTTGAGTTTGAGAAGCGTGGTTGGCCCTACAGAATCATCGACACCGGCCAGCACGCAAAGCTTGTGGCCCACATTATCGAGCAGTTCGGGCTGCGAAAGCCCGGCCTTTCGCTGACCCCCGAACAGGAGGGTGTCTCAACGTTGGGAGGGGGGCTCCGGTGGATGCTCCGTCTCCTTTCCTTCGTTTTTCGCTCCCGTTCCCGCCTGCAGGCAGAGCTCTTTCAGGGGAAGAGCGGCATCTGCTTTGTCCATGGCGACACGATGTCAACCCTTCTGTCCTGTCTTATCGCAAAACGTGCAGGCCAGAAGGTGGCCCACGTAGAGGCCGGATTGCGGAGCCGCAACTACCTGCACCCCTTCCCGGAGGAGATTGTGCGCGTCCTGGTCATGCGCATGGCCGACTACCTTTTCGCCCCCTCGAAAACCGCTTTTGAAAACCTTGAAAAGATGGGTCTGAGAAACAAATCGTATCTTCTCTCCGGCAATACGAACATCGACACGATGCGCCTTTCACTGGCACGGCCCGCACCCACCCTGCCGGAACTCCCTGAAAAGTACGCCCTTGCGACAATTCACCGGGTGGAAACCCTCTACAGCCGAAAGCGGCTTCGTTTAGTGGTCGACACTCTTGTTAATGCCCAAAAAACAATGCCGGTTGTCTTCATCCAGCACCCTCCTACCGTAAAGCGGCTCAAAGCCTACCGTCTCGATACTGTCCTTGACAACGCCGGTATTTTACCTCTTTCCCTTCTGAATCACTCCGGTTTTGTGAACCTGTTGAAAAACGCCGAATTTGTTATAACCGATGGTGGGAGCATTCAGGAGGAAACTTTTTACCTGGGGGTCCCGTGCCTGCTTCTTCGCAGGAATACCGAGAGGGAAGAGGGGTTAGGGGAGAATGTTCTCCTGTCAAAACTGGATGGGAACATTATTCAGAAATTTCTTGACGCCCCGGAGGTCTACAGACGGGTGGACAGTTCTGAAACCGCAATTAACCCCAGCGAGGAGATCGCTGACATCATCGGGAAATTCTGCATCCCACCATCGACTATTAACTGA